In Bacillus sp. KH172YL63, one genomic interval encodes:
- a CDS encoding MFS transporter: protein MQETVLTKQHWFLISTLSLLTFVLGTSEFVIVGILTEISSGLHITNAKAGTLVSAFAITFAVATPVVMSATSHFPKRKWMLYLIGAFIVLNGLCVITTSYVLLLTFRMMTAVVTGVLISLAMTIASEAIPVTKRGIAISFVFGGFTLANVVGVPIGTVIAEWYDWHATFILTTILGVVAFLASYMNLPVKLSQFRSSMRDQFSLLTHPRILMAFFIPSLGFGATYAVFTYLVPILNMMEAPSNSISLILFAYGFISIFSNILAGKIASHNPIGRLRFVFLIQAFVLFGLYWTTGHFIIGLINIGLMSLMAILLTTSTQLYLIDLAGVYQPKATGLAASLMPVASNVGIALGSALGGIVYHQGPLMNVTLVGGVVAICASLLTFMSHRLDRKHENLKDA, encoded by the coding sequence ATGCAGGAGACAGTCTTAACGAAGCAACATTGGTTTCTGATTTCTACACTTTCATTATTAACGTTTGTGCTCGGTACAAGCGAATTTGTCATCGTGGGGATCTTAACGGAGATCTCTTCCGGCCTTCATATCACGAATGCGAAAGCAGGTACGCTTGTTTCTGCCTTTGCGATCACGTTTGCCGTCGCGACTCCTGTTGTGATGTCTGCAACGAGCCACTTTCCGAAGCGGAAATGGATGCTGTATCTGATTGGCGCATTCATTGTGCTGAACGGTCTGTGCGTAATCACGACGAGCTACGTGCTCCTCCTCACATTCCGGATGATGACCGCCGTTGTCACAGGCGTACTGATTTCATTGGCCATGACGATTGCAAGTGAAGCCATCCCGGTTACTAAAAGGGGGATTGCGATTTCATTCGTCTTCGGCGGCTTCACCCTTGCCAACGTGGTCGGGGTGCCGATCGGAACGGTCATTGCTGAATGGTATGACTGGCATGCCACGTTCATATTGACGACAATCCTTGGTGTGGTGGCGTTTCTCGCATCGTACATGAATCTGCCGGTGAAACTCAGTCAATTCCGAAGTTCCATGCGTGATCAGTTTTCTCTGCTTACACACCCGCGGATTCTGATGGCCTTTTTCATACCGTCCTTGGGATTCGGAGCGACTTATGCCGTATTCACCTATCTCGTCCCGATTCTCAACATGATGGAAGCACCAAGCAACTCGATCAGCTTGATCCTGTTTGCCTACGGATTCATTTCCATCTTCAGCAATATCCTGGCCGGAAAGATCGCCAGCCACAATCCCATCGGACGGCTGCGGTTCGTTTTCCTTATCCAGGCTTTCGTCCTCTTTGGTTTATACTGGACGACCGGTCACTTCATCATCGGCTTGATTAACATCGGCCTGATGTCCCTGATGGCCATCCTGCTTACCACATCGACCCAGCTGTATTTGATTGACCTTGCAGGAGTGTATCAGCCGAAAGCGACAGGACTCGCAGCTTCGCTCATGCCGGTTGCAAGCAATGTGGGGATTGCCCTCGGCTCTGCCCTCGGAGGCATCGTCTATCATCAGGGACCACTGATGAACGTCACGCTTGTCGGCGGAGTCGTCGCGATTTGTGCAAGCCTGTTGACCTTCATGAGCCACCGGTTGGACCGGAAGCATGAAAACCTGAAAGATGCATAA
- a CDS encoding PH domain-containing protein, protein MYLHIKEPTGTISNEATKVWRISNTIGHTITLLVIGILLFCANQFEWYNWVGIVLYMIGAFFIISAIFSILIEPVYLQRTWRYQVDREFVQLKFGKWQQQHILIPMEKVEYVRIEQGPVLRRYDLYNLEVGTTTSNHKIPAIPSDIAQSLKVEIATFAKIKETDSPEGEIGA, encoded by the coding sequence ATGTACTTACATATAAAAGAACCAACCGGAACCATATCAAATGAAGCAACAAAAGTCTGGAGAATTTCCAACACGATTGGGCATACAATTACACTGCTTGTCATAGGGATTTTGTTATTCTGCGCAAATCAATTCGAATGGTACAACTGGGTAGGGATCGTTCTTTACATGATTGGAGCATTTTTCATAATCTCAGCTATTTTCTCCATCCTTATTGAACCTGTATATTTGCAAAGGACATGGCGCTATCAGGTCGACCGGGAATTTGTACAACTGAAGTTCGGGAAGTGGCAGCAGCAACACATACTGATTCCCATGGAGAAAGTAGAATATGTCCGAATTGAACAGGGGCCAGTGCTACGGCGGTATGACCTGTACAACTTGGAAGTCGGGACCACGACTTCTAATCATAAAATCCCCGCTATACCATCTGATATAGCACAATCATTAAAAGTAGAAATTGCAACCTTCGCAAAAATAAAGGAGACTGATTCACCGGAAGGAGAAATAGGAGCATGA
- the adhP gene encoding alcohol dehydrogenase AdhP translates to MKAVVVNPNAKSNIEVIEKELRPLKSGEALVDVEYCGVCHTDLHVAAGDFGNVEGRILGHEGIGIVSQVADDVTSLKVGDRVSIAWMFHACGRCEYCTTGRETFCRNVQNAGYSVDGGMAEQCIVTADYAVKVPEGLDPAQASSITCAGLTTYKAIKVADIKAGQWIAIYGCGGLGNLAIQYAKHVFNAKVIAVDINDDKLALAKEIGADMTINPLTQGDAGTVIQEQLNGAHAAVVTAVSKTAFNSAVNAVRACGKVVAVGLPSDTMDLNIPRLVLDGIEVVGSLVGTRMDLEEAFQFGAEGKVVPVVQTRCLHEVQDVFDEMEKGKIQGRMVIDFNK, encoded by the coding sequence ATGAAAGCTGTAGTTGTAAATCCTAATGCGAAATCAAACATTGAAGTGATTGAAAAAGAATTAAGACCATTGAAATCAGGGGAAGCGCTTGTTGATGTAGAATACTGCGGCGTGTGTCATACGGATCTTCACGTTGCAGCCGGTGACTTCGGGAATGTTGAAGGCCGCATCTTAGGACATGAAGGGATCGGCATCGTGTCTCAGGTGGCCGATGATGTAACGAGCTTAAAGGTCGGCGACCGTGTCAGCATCGCCTGGATGTTCCACGCCTGCGGCAGATGTGAATATTGCACAACCGGACGTGAAACGTTCTGCCGAAATGTACAGAATGCAGGTTACAGTGTCGACGGAGGCATGGCCGAACAATGTATCGTGACCGCTGACTATGCTGTGAAAGTGCCAGAAGGACTGGATCCCGCCCAAGCAAGCAGTATCACTTGCGCAGGCCTCACAACCTATAAAGCGATCAAGGTCGCTGATATCAAAGCCGGGCAATGGATCGCCATTTACGGCTGCGGCGGACTTGGTAACCTTGCCATCCAATACGCCAAGCACGTCTTCAACGCAAAGGTCATCGCCGTTGACATCAATGATGACAAACTGGCACTGGCAAAAGAAATAGGGGCAGATATGACCATCAATCCACTCACACAGGGGGATGCAGGAACTGTCATTCAAGAACAATTGAACGGAGCTCATGCAGCCGTTGTAACCGCCGTATCTAAAACAGCATTCAATTCTGCGGTCAACGCAGTCCGGGCATGCGGGAAAGTCGTAGCCGTCGGATTGCCGTCTGATACGATGGATCTGAACATCCCCCGCCTTGTCCTTGACGGCATTGAAGTCGTCGGCTCTTTAGTCGGTACCCGCATGGATCTTGAAGAAGCATTCCAATTCGGGGCGGAAGGCAAAGTCGTCCCTGTCGTTCAAACCCGCTGCCTCCACGAAGTGCAGGATGTGTTCGACGAGATGGAAAAAGGGAAGATTCAAGGCCGCATGGTGATTGATTTTAATAAATAA
- a CDS encoding sulfotransferase family protein, with translation MKDQNGLAGPVVIGGVGGSGTRVVTEIVKQLGYFMGDDTNFANDNILFAHYFFKQEWYKEFARIEEASFYQSLIEFEDAEMKSVADASESYIGWGWKNPPTHIYLDYLSHHFPHLKYILVIRNGLDMAYSANQNQLHHLGSFFSVSLPDDESLHPKASLEYWIKANERAIQIGRSLLGKRFYILRYEELCENPEKEITKLIKFLGTSHRKDSIAELASLISTPETIGRYKQQDLSIFSKKDLTAVRRLGFKVEQ, from the coding sequence ATGAAGGATCAAAACGGTCTGGCTGGACCGGTTGTGATAGGGGGAGTTGGGGGAAGCGGCACGCGAGTAGTGACTGAAATTGTAAAGCAACTCGGCTACTTTATGGGTGACGATACGAACTTTGCCAACGACAATATTTTGTTTGCACACTATTTTTTCAAACAGGAATGGTATAAAGAATTTGCCAGAATCGAAGAAGCATCATTCTATCAATCATTGATAGAGTTCGAAGACGCCGAAATGAAGTCGGTGGCTGACGCTTCAGAAAGCTATATCGGCTGGGGATGGAAGAACCCCCCCACTCATATTTATCTCGATTATTTAAGTCATCATTTTCCTCATTTAAAGTATATTCTCGTCATCCGGAACGGGCTTGATATGGCTTATAGTGCTAACCAGAACCAGCTTCATCACTTAGGGAGTTTCTTTTCTGTTTCATTGCCCGATGACGAATCGCTTCATCCAAAAGCAAGTCTGGAATACTGGATAAAAGCGAATGAACGGGCCATCCAAATAGGCAGGTCACTCCTTGGCAAAAGATTCTATATCCTGCGCTATGAGGAACTTTGTGAAAATCCGGAGAAAGAGATCACCAAGCTCATCAAATTCCTCGGGACAAGCCATAGGAAAGATTCGATCGCTGAACTTGCTTCCTTGATCTCGACCCCTGAAACCATCGGCAGATATAAGCAGCAGGATTTAAGTATCTTCTCTAAAAAAGACCTGACAGCTGTCCGTCGATTAGGATTTAAAGTTGAGCAATAA
- a CDS encoding PH domain-containing protein produces the protein MTHSGKRYPPAYILVELVTTIKNLAGLYLLLFILKANSTAGWVIWGRNALLVITAGAVLFIFIKWFFNRYELGTSSIIFTEGVFVKKQKTVPWQRIHSHSSNTTFVHRWFKLTSLSMETGTSGDNATYEFPVITEDEKARILAHLAQKQDLTELKEVTMPKRKIHFQTTRKDLVKASFTSLSFLAIFPLLSAVYFNLADFFSVEKSAQSVWHYLLEHIWMMAVLFIAAMSLSVLIGFVKTSIKYGNYVISDDNERIYIEKGIGNEVRFSIPKNKVQAVKVEQSIIKRVLGLVSIKLISAGSTGEEVSSFYPFMPKKEAYNMLHTILPQYPIKEEMIRFPLKVLWLKLMQPYYLTIAATACLWMFKLEWMWMGVLIFVLSIVLRFLDYWFTSYSRHGLTVQIRKGGWLNETFITHRTRIQQMTVKHSWLQRKFGVATITFSNRANPDHESLLHGVSNHEASELYNWYHKKSASH, from the coding sequence ATGACGCACTCTGGAAAGCGATATCCTCCTGCTTATATACTTGTAGAACTGGTTACCACAATAAAGAACCTTGCTGGACTCTACCTGCTCCTGTTCATCCTTAAGGCAAATTCAACCGCCGGATGGGTAATATGGGGAAGAAATGCATTGTTGGTCATAACAGCGGGGGCAGTTCTCTTCATATTTATCAAATGGTTCTTCAACCGGTATGAATTGGGAACATCGTCCATCATCTTCACAGAGGGGGTATTTGTTAAGAAACAAAAAACAGTCCCGTGGCAGCGGATCCACAGCCACAGTTCCAATACGACCTTCGTCCATCGCTGGTTCAAATTGACTTCATTATCGATGGAAACAGGAACAAGCGGAGATAATGCCACTTATGAATTTCCTGTCATTACTGAAGACGAAAAGGCGCGCATCCTGGCTCACCTTGCTCAAAAACAGGACTTAACAGAATTGAAAGAAGTGACAATGCCAAAAAGAAAGATACATTTTCAGACGACAAGGAAAGATCTGGTCAAAGCATCCTTCACTTCTCTCAGTTTCCTGGCAATCTTTCCACTATTGAGCGCCGTTTATTTCAACCTGGCTGATTTCTTTTCTGTTGAAAAGTCTGCACAAAGCGTATGGCACTATTTACTGGAACATATTTGGATGATGGCAGTTTTATTTATCGCTGCCATGTCCCTTTCCGTTTTGATCGGCTTCGTGAAAACGTCCATCAAGTATGGAAACTATGTCATCAGTGACGACAACGAACGGATTTATATTGAAAAAGGGATCGGGAATGAGGTACGCTTCTCCATTCCGAAAAATAAAGTACAGGCTGTCAAAGTGGAACAATCCATTATTAAAAGGGTGCTGGGACTCGTTTCGATCAAATTGATCAGTGCCGGCTCTACTGGAGAGGAAGTCAGTTCGTTCTATCCATTCATGCCGAAAAAAGAAGCGTATAACATGCTTCATACCATACTTCCCCAGTACCCGATCAAAGAAGAGATGATCCGCTTCCCACTAAAAGTTCTGTGGCTAAAGCTGATGCAACCCTATTATCTTACGATTGCAGCTACTGCCTGCCTATGGATGTTCAAATTGGAATGGATGTGGATGGGCGTACTGATTTTCGTCCTCTCCATTGTCCTAAGATTCCTTGATTACTGGTTTACCAGTTATTCACGTCACGGTTTGACCGTCCAAATCCGGAAGGGCGGGTGGCTGAATGAAACCTTCATCACCCACCGGACCCGCATCCAGCAAATGACCGTGAAGCATTCATGGCTGCAGCGGAAGTTTGGTGTAGCAACCATCACGTTCTCGAACCGGGCAAACCCTGATCATGAAAGTCTGTTACACGGTGTGTCTAATCATGAAGCCTCTGAGCTTTACAACTGGTACCACAAAAAATCCGCCTCCCATTGA
- a CDS encoding tRNA dihydrouridine synthase translates to MKNNFWHELPRPFFVLAPMEAVTDVVFRHVVSEAARPDVFFTEFTNTESYCHPKGKDSVRGRLTFTEDEQPIVAHIWGDKPEYFRQMSIGMAEMGFKGIDINMGCPVHNVAANGKGSGLIRRPDVAAELIQAAKAGGLPVSVKTRLGYTKVEEWHDWLKHLLEQDIVNLSIHLRTKKEMSDVDAHWELIPEIKKLRDEIAPHTLLTINGDIPDREKGLELAEKYGIDGIMIGRGIFHNPFAFEKEKKEHSSRELLDLLRLQLDLHDKYSTELEPRAFKPLRRFFKIYVRGFRGASELRNRLMESESTDEVRALLDEYTKGVEEEEGFSII, encoded by the coding sequence ATGAAAAATAATTTTTGGCATGAGTTGCCTCGGCCATTTTTTGTACTGGCACCGATGGAAGCCGTGACCGATGTCGTTTTTCGTCATGTTGTAAGTGAAGCGGCTCGACCTGACGTGTTTTTCACAGAGTTTACGAATACAGAAAGCTACTGCCATCCGAAAGGAAAGGACAGCGTCCGGGGACGTCTGACGTTCACGGAGGATGAACAGCCGATCGTTGCCCATATTTGGGGTGACAAGCCTGAATACTTCCGTCAAATGAGTATCGGGATGGCTGAAATGGGCTTCAAGGGAATTGACATTAACATGGGGTGCCCTGTGCACAATGTGGCAGCAAACGGAAAGGGATCCGGTTTGATCCGACGCCCTGACGTCGCAGCGGAACTGATCCAGGCTGCAAAAGCCGGCGGACTTCCGGTCAGCGTGAAGACCCGCTTAGGATATACAAAAGTGGAGGAATGGCACGACTGGCTGAAGCATTTGCTGGAGCAGGATATCGTGAACCTCTCCATCCATCTGCGTACGAAGAAAGAAATGAGCGACGTGGACGCCCACTGGGAACTGATTCCTGAAATCAAGAAGCTTCGGGATGAGATCGCCCCTCATACCCTCCTGACGATCAACGGGGATATTCCTGACCGGGAGAAGGGTCTTGAGCTCGCCGAGAAATACGGGATCGACGGCATCATGATCGGACGGGGAATTTTCCATAATCCGTTCGCATTCGAGAAAGAGAAGAAGGAACATTCAAGCCGTGAATTGCTTGACCTTCTCAGACTACAGCTCGACCTTCATGATAAGTATTCCACCGAGCTTGAGCCGCGGGCATTCAAACCGCTTCGCCGCTTCTTCAAGATTTACGTGCGCGGATTCCGAGGAGCGAGTGAATTGAGAAACCGACTGATGGAATCAGAATCGACAGACGAAGTAAGGGCATTGCTTGATGAATATACGAAGGGTGTAGAGGAAGAAGAAGGATTTTCTATCATCTAA
- a CDS encoding L,D-transpeptidase, with translation MNRFESHLKKNLLHVHKNLYLAKDDEHYYEKILRYHDPSSPEAHYHLGLKWEQKGAWMKAYKHYQQAATVHSPYYFKAKKASRLLEEQFLRNQSEDTGQTIKRTLPVYVKVLVFALLFINVCLLALFLFYPPLNTTISSTIKKWNTGADIVYEAEDLPYVIYFPIDTPREEIEAALHDQVIQLGSTAKNKNILLYGVVTTDDYLNFQTLPLKNDSLIDSSFVRAEYNSTLNDPVKIRFLQQGANSEGAALQYIGVNIVRTALQSYIEDKGAPPEHIGQLASDYPDNYLSYIPIEVITGTNSVTDLFTGQGGWVYNPHASQIADMFYPNAPANPLHPSPVPFSPITITIDKSAFSLIVSSPPYILSAGKIGTGKNDSTPEGSFPVLNRVLEPKGEHPGMFGTAALGMGEIAIHGTSDEQSIQNTKSHGCIRMTNPDIQVIFDFVPKGTMVTIHNQTPDKQMDTLTNHLHQLVPGDNRMNKQTSDLVFDWAG, from the coding sequence ATGAACCGTTTCGAAAGCCACCTGAAAAAGAACCTGCTCCACGTCCATAAAAATCTCTATCTAGCAAAAGATGACGAACACTATTATGAAAAAATTCTCCGCTATCATGATCCTTCTTCTCCGGAAGCCCATTATCACCTTGGACTGAAATGGGAGCAAAAAGGGGCATGGATGAAAGCTTATAAGCACTATCAGCAAGCGGCAACCGTCCACTCTCCCTATTATTTCAAAGCAAAAAAAGCAAGCAGGCTCCTTGAGGAACAATTCCTAAGGAACCAGTCAGAAGACACGGGACAAACGATCAAAAGGACACTGCCTGTGTATGTCAAAGTGCTGGTGTTCGCCCTTCTGTTCATCAATGTCTGTTTACTGGCCTTATTCTTGTTCTATCCGCCGCTGAACACGACCATTTCATCTACTATAAAGAAATGGAATACCGGTGCAGACATCGTGTATGAAGCGGAAGATCTTCCTTACGTCATCTATTTCCCTATCGACACCCCAAGGGAAGAGATTGAAGCAGCGTTACACGATCAGGTGATTCAATTGGGCAGCACGGCGAAAAACAAAAATATTCTGCTGTACGGAGTTGTGACGACTGATGATTATCTGAACTTCCAGACGCTCCCTTTAAAGAACGACTCCCTGATCGACAGCTCCTTCGTTCGGGCAGAATATAACTCTACGCTGAACGATCCCGTCAAAATCCGCTTTCTCCAACAGGGCGCAAATTCAGAGGGCGCTGCGCTGCAATATATCGGTGTCAATATCGTCCGCACCGCCCTTCAGTCTTATATAGAAGACAAGGGCGCACCCCCTGAACATATCGGGCAGCTCGCATCAGACTACCCCGATAATTATTTGAGCTATATCCCTATTGAAGTCATCACCGGAACCAATTCGGTTACTGACCTGTTCACAGGCCAGGGGGGATGGGTATACAATCCGCATGCGTCTCAGATCGCAGACATGTTTTACCCGAACGCCCCGGCCAATCCCCTTCACCCCTCACCTGTACCCTTCAGCCCCATCACAATCACGATAGACAAATCTGCCTTTTCCCTTATTGTCTCGAGTCCCCCTTACATTCTTTCAGCTGGCAAAATCGGGACAGGCAAGAACGATTCCACCCCGGAAGGCTCTTTCCCCGTATTAAACCGGGTATTGGAGCCAAAAGGAGAACATCCGGGCATGTTCGGGACAGCAGCACTCGGCATGGGGGAAATCGCGATCCACGGGACATCCGATGAACAATCCATACAAAATACGAAATCCCACGGCTGCATTCGCATGACTAATCCAGACATCCAGGTGATATTCGATTTTGTTCCCAAAGGGACAATGGTGACGATTCACAATCAGACCCCTGATAAACAGATGGACACGCTGACAAATCACCTTCATCAACTTGTACCCGGTGACAACCGAATGAACAAACAGACGTCTGATTTGGTTTTTGACTGGGCAGGGTGA
- a CDS encoding EAL domain-containing protein, with the protein MEHFASSHMNHSLSLVILSYLIATLSAYASIDLAKRVKFAQNKLKTIWLFAGGTVLGIGIWSMHFIAMLAYRFSESVYYDMFYVFLSILFAVGGCISGFYLVSRSTFTLFRFLLSGTIMGLGITLMHYVGMEAVKPVILSYDKPLFIISVFIAVAASLVALWLGFFSPYSKKKINWNLKMLFSFIMACAITGMHYTGMSATRIKYDASAAIKSSAMMLDTSLMAWIVTGGTFLIFIIFFFSLSYDRMANKHKLVQGTILDSAVDGIVVTEESGAIIHANPAFYELMNADGNDPRFQSLYHYHPNLRDMTAYNQEYQIELRNLIIEVKKHPISGESLQNSLWFFRNITEKILNEKHIEFLAYNDSLTRLPNRYKLEQELKARMGNQQKTACIFLDLDRLKLTNDTLGHKAGDALLQYAASQLSKVIGDTDILARVGGDEFIILLSGERANGAEEVADRCIEVMDIPFSINGSNIRATTSAGVSRFPDNASTADELLTFADLAMYESKRKGRNQVTIFNPELNQKIKRTLLIEKELTTAISNDELYLLYQPKICASAEKILGVEALLRWKNPVLGQVSPLEFISIAEEKDMICAITEWVLEEACRQWTKWENNEQIKIAVNISPIQFAKEDFLERLSGLIEKTNMNPRFLELEITESSSLAFESQTKEKLTQIKEMGIDISLDDFGTGYSSFKHLKEFPIEVLKIDKSFIDHLIGNKGQESIVRSMIQLGHNLNMKVLVEGVETKVQADWLKNEGCDIIQGFYYSRPTQPDYIQDFIRERELAPL; encoded by the coding sequence ATGGAACACTTTGCATCTTCGCATATGAATCATAGCCTTTCTCTCGTCATTCTTTCCTATCTCATTGCTACTCTATCAGCCTATGCATCTATCGATTTAGCCAAGAGAGTCAAGTTTGCACAAAACAAACTAAAGACAATCTGGCTCTTTGCCGGGGGGACGGTCCTTGGCATCGGCATTTGGTCCATGCATTTTATCGCGATGCTCGCTTATCGCTTTTCAGAATCGGTTTATTACGATATGTTTTATGTGTTTTTATCGATCTTATTCGCGGTGGGCGGCTGTATCTCCGGCTTTTACCTCGTCTCCCGCAGTACGTTTACACTTTTCCGGTTCCTTTTGTCAGGAACGATCATGGGCCTTGGGATCACCCTTATGCACTATGTCGGAATGGAGGCGGTGAAACCCGTCATCCTTTCTTACGATAAACCTTTATTCATCATTTCTGTATTCATAGCAGTCGCTGCATCCCTGGTCGCCTTATGGCTCGGCTTTTTCTCGCCTTACTCCAAGAAGAAAATCAATTGGAACTTGAAGATGCTGTTTTCTTTCATCATGGCATGTGCGATTACAGGCATGCACTATACGGGCATGAGCGCGACACGGATCAAATATGATGCTTCAGCTGCCATCAAAAGTTCAGCCATGATGCTCGACACTTCCCTCATGGCATGGATCGTGACTGGAGGGACGTTTCTCATCTTCATCATCTTCTTCTTTTCACTATCATACGACCGGATGGCCAATAAACATAAACTGGTCCAGGGAACGATATTGGATTCAGCAGTGGACGGGATCGTGGTCACGGAAGAATCTGGCGCGATTATACATGCCAATCCAGCGTTTTATGAGCTGATGAATGCCGATGGAAACGATCCCAGATTTCAGTCCCTGTACCACTATCATCCGAACCTCCGTGACATGACGGCGTATAATCAGGAATATCAAATCGAACTAAGAAATCTCATTATAGAAGTCAAGAAGCATCCGATCAGCGGTGAATCGCTCCAGAACTCCCTATGGTTCTTCCGGAATATCACGGAAAAGATCCTCAATGAAAAACATATTGAGTTTCTCGCCTATAATGATTCCTTAACCCGATTGCCGAACAGATATAAACTGGAGCAGGAATTAAAGGCGCGCATGGGAAATCAACAGAAAACCGCTTGTATTTTCCTGGACTTGGACAGGTTGAAGCTGACGAACGATACATTGGGACATAAAGCCGGGGACGCCCTGCTTCAATATGCGGCGAGCCAGCTTTCCAAGGTGATCGGGGACACCGACATCCTTGCTCGGGTCGGCGGAGATGAGTTTATCATACTATTGTCGGGAGAACGGGCAAACGGTGCCGAAGAAGTGGCCGACAGGTGCATTGAAGTGATGGATATCCCCTTCTCCATTAACGGCTCCAATATCCGCGCCACCACCAGCGCCGGTGTGTCACGATTCCCGGATAATGCGTCTACTGCAGACGAGCTGTTAACCTTTGCCGATTTGGCCATGTACGAATCGAAACGTAAAGGAAGGAATCAGGTGACGATCTTCAACCCGGAATTAAACCAAAAGATCAAGCGGACCCTGCTGATCGAAAAAGAGCTGACGACAGCGATAAGCAATGACGAGCTCTACCTTCTTTATCAGCCAAAAATATGCGCATCGGCAGAAAAGATCTTGGGCGTGGAAGCATTATTGCGCTGGAAGAATCCTGTCCTTGGGCAAGTTTCACCGCTTGAATTTATCTCTATCGCAGAAGAGAAGGACATGATCTGCGCCATTACGGAATGGGTGCTTGAGGAAGCGTGCCGTCAATGGACAAAATGGGAAAACAATGAGCAAATCAAGATCGCCGTCAATATTTCTCCCATCCAGTTTGCCAAAGAAGACTTCCTGGAACGATTAAGCGGACTCATCGAAAAAACAAACATGAACCCACGTTTCCTTGAGCTCGAAATAACAGAATCATCATCACTCGCATTTGAAAGCCAGACAAAGGAAAAGCTGACACAAATCAAAGAAATGGGCATCGATATCTCCCTCGATGATTTCGGCACCGGATATTCTTCCTTCAAACACCTGAAGGAGTTTCCGATCGAAGTCCTCAAGATTGATAAATCCTTTATAGACCATCTGATCGGCAACAAAGGCCAGGAATCCATCGTGCGCTCGATGATCCAGCTCGGTCACAACCTGAACATGAAGGTCCTGGTTGAAGGCGTGGAAACAAAAGTGCAGGCAGACTGGCTAAAAAATGAAGGCTGCGATATCATACAGGGCTTTTACTATAGCCGCCCTACCCAGCCTGATTATATACAGGATTTCATCAGGGAGAGGGAGCTTGCTCCTTTATAA
- a CDS encoding DUF4385 domain-containing protein encodes MAFDYDLDFDYIDFRKNPELYRVGKGEQGVLLVEPYKSEILEHWRFKTPDIAKESSDKIYQMFLDYKEKEDFVGMDMARKFLQMGYTRARRYTNYKGGKKYDEDGNVNERQEDPVKAESAAIFMEKWKLAREDEEYLKQKKAHQEKYG; translated from the coding sequence ATGGCTTTCGACTACGATTTAGATTTTGACTACATCGATTTTCGCAAAAATCCAGAACTGTACAGAGTCGGCAAGGGCGAACAGGGCGTGCTGCTCGTGGAACCTTACAAAAGTGAAATCCTCGAGCATTGGCGGTTCAAGACGCCTGACATTGCGAAGGAGTCCTCGGATAAAATTTATCAAATGTTCCTTGATTATAAGGAGAAAGAGGATTTTGTCGGCATGGATATGGCAAGGAAATTCCTGCAGATGGGCTATACCCGGGCACGCCGCTACACGAACTACAAAGGCGGGAAGAAATATGACGAGGATGGCAACGTAAACGAAAGGCAGGAAGATCCGGTGAAGGCCGAATCTGCCGCCATATTCATGGAGAAGTGGAAGCTTGCCAGGGAAGATGAAGAGTATCTTAAGCAGAAGAAGGCGCATCAGGAGAAGTATGGGTGA
- the yiaA gene encoding inner membrane protein YiaA, with protein MSEWNESPLVKEDGKRPKVKVERKEGEPTGAFKGASWAALVVGVSAYLIGLFNAGMELNEKGYYFAVLVFGLYAAVSLQKAVRDKEEDIPVSGIYYGLSWFAVIVAISLMAIGLYNAGSIILSEKGFYAMSFVLSLFAAITIQKNIRDTQVARDRD; from the coding sequence ATGTCTGAATGGAATGAAAGCCCATTGGTAAAAGAGGATGGAAAGAGACCTAAAGTCAAAGTTGAAAGAAAAGAAGGGGAACCGACCGGCGCGTTTAAAGGGGCGAGCTGGGCAGCACTTGTAGTGGGTGTTTCCGCTTATTTGATCGGCCTGTTCAATGCTGGGATGGAGCTGAATGAAAAGGGCTATTATTTCGCTGTCCTCGTATTCGGTTTATACGCTGCCGTGTCTCTGCAAAAGGCGGTCAGGGACAAGGAAGAGGACATTCCGGTGTCTGGCATCTATTATGGGCTCAGCTGGTTCGCTGTCATCGTAGCCATTTCCCTGATGGCAATAGGCCTTTATAATGCCGGCAGTATCATACTGAGTGAAAAAGGCTTTTATGCCATGTCATTTGTTCTGAGCCTTTTTGCGGCGATCACCATCCAGAAAAACATCCGGGATACGCAGGTGGCAAGGGACCGTGATTGA